One part of the Pieris napi chromosome 4, ilPieNapi1.2, whole genome shotgun sequence genome encodes these proteins:
- the LOC125049221 gene encoding UNC93-like protein — MTLKVEKEFKPSETKRIVKNVVIISSAFMVHFTAYGGAANLQSSINAEDGLGMSSLAAVYAGLILSNIFLPTAVIKWIGTKWAISLSFVTYMPFIAAQLWPSFYTMIPAGLCIGLGGGPLWCSKSTYLAVVSEVHSKLSNISAEVLLARFLGIFFMLFQFHQVWGNLISSLVLSSGDNQAAVTAINATMIPEICGANFLPSADAAEALQRQPYEKIQLLSGIYLACMVAAALMVAIGVDSMERYDTGPANNVMGGGEMLMATLKLLAEPKMSMMTTIVAFNGLQQGFFGADFTAAFVSCAVGTGTVGYVMLASGVAAAIGCYVTCFGYIAKVTGRMPLICAATVIHMALVATILLWKPQANMSYVMYIIAVLWGFCDSVWLVQVNAFVGILFPGREKAAFSNAHLWSAVGYIIAYMISPYLRTSSKAYFLGTTMLVGVFLYLIVEFQVKKEIEEKKTEEPVNGVDNKAFTIAE, encoded by the exons ATGACGTTAAAAGTAGAAAAGGAGTTTAAGCCGAGTGAAACGAAACGTATAGTGAAGAATGTGGTCATCATCAGTTCGGCGTTTATGGTGCACTTCACGGCGTATGGT gGTGCTGCAAATCTCCAAAGCTCCATAAACGCCGAAGACGGTCTTGGAATGAGTTCGCTGGCGGCTGTTTACGCGGGACTCATTTTATCCAATATATTCCTACCAACGGCCGTGATTAA GTGGATAGGCACAAAATGGGCAATATCTCTCTCGTTTGTGACCTATATGCCATTTATAGCTGCTCAATTATGGCCGTCATTCTACACTATGATACCAGCAGGGCTGTGTATTGGTCTTGGAGGCGGACCCCTTTGGTGTTCGAAGTCTACCTATTTAGCTGTG GTATCTGAGGTTCATAGCAAGTTATCAAATATATCAGCGGAAGTATTGTTGGCGCGATTCCTTGGTATATTCTTCATGTTATTCCAGTTTCATCAAGTTTGGGGAAATCTTATCTCGTCGCTTG TACTATCCTCGGGCGATAATCAAGCTGCTGTGACCGCGATCAACGCGACCATGATTCCAGAAATCTGTGGAGCGAACTTCTTGCCCAGCGCTGATGCTGCAGAGGCCTTACAGCGGCAGCCTTATGAGAAAATCCAGCTCTTATCTG GCATATATCTGGCGTGCATGGTGGCAGCGGCCCTAATGGTTGCAATTGGGGTAGACTCTATGGAgag atacGACACTGGGCCCGCTAACAATGTAATGGGAGGTGGTGAAATGCTCATGGCGACCCTAAAGCTATTAGCGGAGCCCAAGATGAGTATGATGACAACCATCGTAGCCTTCAACGGATTACAGCAAGGTTTCTTCGGAGCTGATTTTACAGcg GCATTCGTGTCATGCGCAGTCGGAACTGGAACAGTTGGCTATGTAATGCTGGCCTCTGGTGTTGCTGCTGCTATAGGATGCTATGTTACATGTTTTGGATATATCGCTAAg GTAACAGGGCGGATGCCTCTGATCTGCGCAGCTACTGTGATTCATATGGCTCTTGTGGCTACAATACTGCTATGGAAGCCTCAAGCGAATATGAGCTATGTGATGTACATCATCGCCGTGCTGTGGGGTTTCTGTGATTCCGTCTGGCTGGTCCAGGTTAATG CATTCGTTGGAATCCTATTCCCCGGAAGAGAAAAAGCTGCCTTTTCAAACGCCCACCTCTGGTCAGCTGTAGGCTATATCATAGCCTACATGATTTCGCCCTATCTCCGAACAAGTTCCAAAGCTTATTTCCTTGGAACCACAATGCTTGTCGGCGTTTTTCTATACTTAATAGTGGAATTCCAAGTGAAGAAGGAAATAGAAGAGAAAAAAACTGAAGAGCCTGTGAATGGTGTAGATAATAAGGCGTTCACTATTGCAGAATAA